Proteins co-encoded in one Acidobacteriota bacterium genomic window:
- a CDS encoding PaaI family thioesterase codes for MSTPDRTRHAPDSMAGSPTLDERASHCFGCGPANPQGLHLVFTTNTDDPAHPTATAHVQLDRYHEGPPGYLHGGLVATLLDEAMSKLNRPLNVLAMTRHMEVDYLRPVPLFQSLTLISTHLRREGRKLFHQAEIQSSTGEVLARGNGLFIVIDKKTLAAAGLANADD; via the coding sequence ATGTCCACACCAGATAGAACCCGCCACGCACCCGATTCCATGGCCGGCAGCCCCACCCTCGACGAGCGCGCCAGCCACTGCTTCGGCTGCGGTCCCGCCAATCCCCAGGGACTCCACCTCGTCTTCACGACCAACACAGACGACCCCGCGCACCCCACCGCAACCGCGCACGTCCAGCTCGACCGCTACCACGAGGGTCCGCCCGGCTACCTCCACGGAGGCCTCGTCGCCACGCTCCTCGACGAAGCCATGAGCAAGCTCAACCGCCCGCTCAACGTCCTCGCCATGACGCGCCACATGGAAGTCGACTACCTCCGCCCCGTCCCTCTCTTCCAGTCGCTCACCCTCATCAGCACGCATCTGCGCCGCGAAGGCCGCAAACTCTTCCACCAAGCCGAGATTCAATCGTCAACAGGCGAAGTTCTCGCACGAGGCAACGGCCTCTTCATTGTGATCGACAAAAAGACACTGGCCGCCGCAGGCCTAGCCAACGCCGACGACTAG
- a CDS encoding glycosyltransferase → MGAELTIVIPAKNEAEMLPLLLESLTRQDYEGMAETRVIVADAGSTDGTVERVLSFRGRLLVEVIEGGLPSVGRNAGARLASTPYVLFLDADVELPESTLLRRALWRMRRRRLHLVTTNISCRDGSFFDDALYAGNNFMQYVGSLLKPFATGMFMLFDRRAFWKLGGFNERALFAEDYLLSKGVARIRFRIVRGGVVTTNRRFRKLGHGRMVWMFFKTMLHSWNDGYFLKDQGYWEESEV, encoded by the coding sequence ATGGGCGCTGAATTGACGATTGTGATTCCGGCGAAGAACGAGGCCGAGATGCTGCCGCTACTGCTGGAGTCGCTGACGCGGCAGGACTACGAAGGCATGGCGGAGACGAGGGTGATCGTCGCCGATGCCGGGTCGACCGACGGAACGGTGGAGCGAGTGCTGAGCTTTCGTGGGCGGTTGCTGGTCGAAGTGATCGAGGGTGGTTTGCCGTCGGTAGGGAGGAACGCGGGGGCACGGCTGGCGTCGACACCGTATGTGCTATTTCTGGATGCGGATGTGGAGCTGCCGGAGTCGACGCTGCTGCGGCGCGCGCTGTGGCGGATGCGGCGCAGGCGGCTGCATCTGGTGACGACGAATATCTCGTGCAGAGACGGGAGTTTCTTTGACGACGCGCTGTATGCGGGCAACAACTTCATGCAGTATGTGGGGTCGCTGCTGAAGCCGTTTGCTACGGGGATGTTCATGCTGTTTGATCGCAGGGCGTTCTGGAAGCTGGGTGGCTTCAACGAGAGGGCTTTGTTTGCGGAGGACTACTTGCTATCGAAGGGTGTGGCGCGGATACGGTTCCGCATTGTGCGCGGCGGGGTGGTGACGACGAACCGGAGGTTCCGCAAGCTGGGGCACGGACGCATGGTGTGGATGTTCTTCAAGACGATGCTGCATAGCTGGAACGACGGATACTTTCTGAAGGATCAGGGGTATTGGGAGGAGTCGGAGGTCTAG
- a CDS encoding DUF2059 domain-containing protein has translation MVNLLHTERISQQIENNIMKQAATMPQQLFGGEVPSAQKEKFDTFQQKLKQTTEEQIGWKILEPAYIDLYAKTYTETELDAILTFYKSPAGQSMLNKSPELSTQSVQMVQAKMSVLQPQLQKLAEDFVQSTRPTSAQPPPTLNPTPKAAPQAAPKSTTP, from the coding sequence ATGGTAAATCTCCTGCACACCGAACGGATAAGCCAGCAGATCGAAAACAACATCATGAAGCAGGCAGCCACCATGCCGCAGCAACTCTTCGGCGGCGAGGTCCCGTCGGCACAGAAGGAAAAGTTTGACACCTTCCAGCAAAAACTCAAGCAGACGACAGAAGAGCAGATTGGTTGGAAGATCCTCGAACCTGCTTATATCGATCTCTACGCAAAGACCTACACGGAGACGGAACTCGACGCCATCCTGACGTTCTACAAGTCACCGGCCGGTCAGTCCATGCTCAACAAGAGTCCTGAACTCTCCACACAAAGCGTGCAAATGGTTCAGGCCAAGATGTCCGTCCTGCAGCCACAGCTGCAAAAGCTGGCTGAAGACTTCGTGCAGAGCACCAGGCCTACGTCCGCGCAGCCCCCGCCGACTCTGAACCCAACGCCAAAGGCTGCTCCTCAGGCAGCACCAAAATCTACAACCCCTTAG
- a CDS encoding energy transducer TonB has product MTKTVFCTATLTLCLAFSATCSAASQQADTATKPSAADSPSTPAPDKDGVYRVRGAVTPPKLIYSVEPKIAKKDRKYFKSGTTLVQITVDAEGQVKNAHVIKSSLETMKSKNNDAAAIIDQSSLDAVNQYRFTPSKLDGKPVPVIVNIEINFRLF; this is encoded by the coding sequence ATGACTAAAACCGTCTTTTGCACTGCAACGCTTACGCTCTGCCTCGCCTTCTCTGCGACCTGTTCCGCTGCAAGCCAGCAGGCTGATACCGCAACTAAGCCGTCCGCCGCAGATTCACCAAGCACACCCGCTCCTGACAAGGATGGTGTATACCGCGTTCGAGGAGCTGTTACCCCACCGAAGCTTATCTACAGCGTAGAGCCTAAAATCGCAAAAAAAGACCGTAAGTATTTCAAGTCCGGAACGACTTTAGTTCAGATCACCGTCGATGCCGAAGGACAAGTGAAGAACGCTCATGTGATCAAGTCAAGCCTGGAGACCATGAAGTCCAAAAACAACGACGCTGCCGCAATCATCGATCAAAGCTCCCTTGACGCAGTAAATCAATATCGTTTCACCCCATCGAAGTTGGATGGAAAACCTGTCCCCGTCATCGTCAATATTGAGATCAACTTCCGGCTCTTCTAA
- a CDS encoding rhodanese-like domain-containing protein, producing the protein MLWIAIAVVALAVLLFAIVKARRSRDVREYDENSVDAETLRGLLNPEPRVLLYDVRQPLDLLAYSEMIPGAKRVPPKEVLANPALIPADADVVLYCTCEAQKTSLEIVRQAKMQGYNRLKVLRGGLAGWKAKGYPVEIYRESFRLDSAG; encoded by the coding sequence ATGCTCTGGATTGCTATTGCTGTTGTCGCGCTTGCAGTGTTGCTATTTGCCATCGTCAAGGCGAGACGCTCACGGGATGTGCGTGAGTATGACGAGAACAGTGTCGATGCCGAGACGCTGCGTGGACTACTTAATCCTGAGCCGAGGGTGTTGCTGTATGACGTGCGTCAGCCGCTGGACCTGCTGGCTTATTCGGAGATGATTCCGGGGGCGAAGCGGGTTCCTCCGAAGGAGGTGCTGGCGAATCCGGCGCTGATTCCTGCGGACGCGGATGTGGTGCTTTATTGCACGTGCGAGGCGCAGAAGACGAGTCTCGAGATTGTGCGGCAGGCGAAGATGCAGGGGTACAACCGGCTGAAGGTGTTGCGCGGTGGACTGGCGGGATGGAAGGCGAAGGGGTATCCGGTGGAGATCTATCGCGAGTCGTTTCGGCTGGATTCTGCGGGGTAG
- the pdxT gene encoding pyridoxal 5'-phosphate synthase glutaminase subunit PdxT: MATRTPQAKTKQTDLTIGILALQGAYDAHAKAISKLGATPKLVRLPADLDGIDGLIMPGGESTTMLKFLEQRGFFEVLKDFVQKTPTFGTCAGVILLARDVTNPAQNSLGVLDVTVERNSYGRQIDSAILTAPSKLPGGELEMVFIRAPRIVRTGSAVETLANRDNDPVLVREGHLLAATFHPELSHDTRVHQLFLNMVSEHKC, translated from the coding sequence ATGGCCACCAGAACCCCACAGGCGAAGACAAAGCAGACAGACCTGACCATCGGTATCCTCGCGCTTCAAGGCGCATACGACGCCCACGCGAAGGCCATCAGTAAACTCGGGGCAACCCCTAAGCTTGTTCGTCTCCCTGCCGACCTCGACGGTATCGACGGCCTCATCATGCCCGGTGGCGAATCGACCACCATGCTCAAGTTTTTAGAGCAGCGCGGCTTCTTCGAAGTCCTCAAGGACTTCGTTCAGAAGACACCAACGTTCGGAACCTGTGCCGGGGTCATCCTCCTCGCAAGGGACGTCACCAACCCCGCGCAAAACTCCCTCGGCGTTCTCGACGTCACCGTAGAGCGCAACTCATACGGGCGCCAGATCGACTCCGCCATTCTGACTGCTCCATCGAAACTACCGGGCGGCGAGTTGGAGATGGTCTTCATCCGAGCTCCGCGTATCGTGCGAACTGGCTCCGCCGTGGAAACCCTGGCCAATCGTGACAACGACCCGGTCCTCGTCCGCGAAGGCCATCTGCTCGCTGCAACCTTTCATCCCGAACTGAGCCACGACACCCGTGTCCATCAGCTCTTTCTCAATATGGTCAGCGAACACAAGTGCTAG
- a CDS encoding RecQ family ATP-dependent DNA helicase, with amino-acid sequence MDLAALLHQAFGFSAFRANQEAVCRAATEGRDVLLVMPTGAGKSLCYQLPAIARRGTALVISPLIALMDDQAAKLASYGLKVARIHSGLSRDEARQACRDYLDGTLQFLFIAPERMRVPGFPEMLAKRKPALIAIDEAHCISQWGHDFRPDYRTLGDHLPSLRPAPVIALTATATPTVQRDIAAQLRLNNPALFIHGFRRTNLAIEVVEMSKPRRSQFTIDLLKSSESRPAIVYAPSRKAAEELSSQLGRGAAAYHAGLDPATRERVQRHFLAGKLEVVVATIAFGMGIDKADVRTVVHIALPGSVEAYYQEIGRAGRDGQPSRTVLLHSFADRKMHDFFLERDYPAPTELSRLARVLTGNFQEPDTLRKKLRMDVETFDRTAEKLVAQGAAAFDIAGNLRATENKNWQSGYDRQLAFRRAQIDAMARYAETPQCRMTALIQHFGDTADGLRPCGHCDFCSPERATAQTFREPSAQEDRHLRAILSALDCAAPRATGKLHSDLALGIDRKQFDAYLNALTRAGLITLTTDTFTNAEGITINFKRASLTHEGRTREESEDLGVLLPSDDQTATRSKKNTKSSRASNNDRPHAGVSSRPKRSDVERPASLPLTPAQQALQQNLRDWRKAEAAKTGKPAFIVFGDSVLTNIVLAQPQTISELLNVNGIGQDKADRYGAAIVTLCRDTGPSSTPEIVHPPTTRVPHLRDSSIVAKVGYRAQARPVQSQTAEALTPAQQLLDQRLRDWRTSEAERLGLPQFFVLGTSTLRSIVLAHPRTITDLRNVEGLTLEKAERFGPSILELCTA; translated from the coding sequence ATGGACCTCGCAGCCCTCCTCCATCAAGCATTTGGCTTCTCCGCCTTCCGCGCCAATCAGGAGGCCGTCTGCCGCGCCGCCACCGAAGGCCGCGACGTCCTGCTCGTCATGCCTACAGGCGCGGGAAAATCCCTCTGCTACCAGCTTCCCGCCATCGCCCGCAGAGGCACCGCGCTCGTCATCTCGCCGCTGATCGCGCTCATGGACGACCAGGCCGCAAAGCTCGCTTCTTACGGACTCAAAGTCGCCCGCATCCACTCCGGCCTCTCCCGCGATGAAGCGCGCCAGGCCTGCCGCGACTACCTCGACGGCACGTTGCAATTTCTCTTCATCGCCCCCGAACGCATGCGCGTCCCCGGCTTCCCCGAGATGCTCGCCAAACGCAAGCCCGCGCTCATCGCCATCGACGAGGCCCACTGCATCTCGCAATGGGGGCATGACTTTCGCCCCGACTACCGGACGCTGGGCGATCACCTGCCTTCCTTACGCCCCGCGCCGGTCATCGCCCTCACCGCAACAGCCACGCCAACAGTCCAGCGCGATATCGCCGCACAGCTTCGCCTCAATAACCCCGCGCTCTTCATCCACGGCTTCCGCCGCACGAACCTCGCCATCGAGGTCGTCGAGATGTCGAAGCCGCGCCGCAGTCAGTTCACCATCGACCTTCTCAAGTCATCCGAGAGCCGTCCTGCCATCGTCTACGCCCCTTCGCGCAAGGCCGCCGAAGAGCTCTCGTCTCAGCTCGGTCGCGGCGCCGCCGCTTATCACGCTGGACTCGACCCCGCCACGCGCGAGCGCGTCCAGCGCCACTTCCTCGCGGGCAAGCTCGAGGTCGTCGTTGCCACCATCGCCTTCGGCATGGGCATCGACAAGGCCGACGTCCGCACCGTCGTCCACATCGCGCTCCCCGGCTCCGTCGAGGCCTACTACCAGGAGATCGGCCGCGCCGGCCGCGACGGCCAACCTTCGCGAACCGTCCTGCTCCACTCCTTCGCCGACCGCAAGATGCACGACTTCTTCCTCGAGCGCGACTACCCCGCACCCACCGAGCTCTCGCGCCTCGCCCGTGTTCTCACCGGCAACTTTCAGGAGCCCGACACCCTCCGCAAGAAACTCCGCATGGACGTCGAGACCTTCGACCGCACCGCCGAAAAACTCGTCGCACAGGGCGCCGCCGCCTTCGACATCGCCGGAAACCTCCGCGCGACGGAAAACAAAAACTGGCAGTCCGGCTACGACCGGCAGCTCGCCTTCCGCCGCGCTCAGATCGACGCCATGGCCCGCTACGCCGAAACCCCGCAGTGTCGCATGACCGCGCTCATCCAGCACTTCGGCGACACCGCCGACGGCCTCCGCCCCTGTGGCCACTGCGACTTCTGCTCCCCCGAACGCGCCACCGCGCAGACCTTCCGCGAACCCTCCGCGCAGGAAGACCGCCACCTCCGCGCCATCCTCTCCGCGCTCGACTGCGCCGCCCCACGCGCCACTGGAAAGCTCCACTCCGACCTGGCCCTCGGCATCGATCGCAAGCAGTTCGACGCCTACCTCAACGCACTCACGCGCGCCGGACTCATCACCCTGACCACCGACACCTTCACCAACGCTGAAGGCATCACGATCAACTTCAAGCGGGCCTCCCTCACCCACGAGGGCCGCACCCGCGAAGAGAGCGAAGACCTTGGCGTCTTGCTCCCATCCGATGACCAAACCGCAACGCGATCGAAAAAGAACACCAAATCGTCCCGCGCGTCGAACAATGATCGGCCCCATGCAGGCGTGTCATCTCGACCGAAGCGAAGCGATGTGGAGAGACCTGCTTCTCTACCCCTGACGCCAGCCCAGCAGGCCCTCCAGCAAAACCTCCGCGATTGGCGCAAAGCCGAAGCCGCCAAAACCGGCAAGCCCGCCTTCATCGTCTTCGGAGACTCCGTTCTTACAAACATCGTCCTTGCGCAGCCGCAAACAATCAGCGAGCTGCTTAATGTTAATGGTATAGGTCAGGATAAAGCCGACCGCTACGGAGCAGCCATCGTCACACTCTGCCGCGATACCGGCCCTTCATCTACGCCTGAGATCGTCCATCCACCCACGACCCGGGTGCCCCATCTTCGCGACAGCTCTATCGTCGCTAAGGTGGGTTATCGCGCACAAGCGCGACCCGTTCAATCTCAGACAGCCGAAGCCCTCACTCCCGCGCAGCAACTCCTCGACCAGCGCCTGCGCGACTGGCGCACCTCCGAGGCCGAGCGCCTCGGCCTGCCACAGTTCTTCGTCCTCGGCACCTCCACCTTGCGCAGCATCGTTCTCGCGCATCCGCGAACCATCACCGACCTGCGCAACGTCGAAGGCCTCACGCTCGAGAAGGCCGAACGCTTCGGCCCCAGCATCCTCGAGCTCTGCACCGCCTGA
- the pdxS gene encoding pyridoxal 5'-phosphate synthase lyase subunit PdxS, protein MADHTTNGNFSSSTLRLKTGLAEMLKGGVIMDVMNVEQARIAEESGAISVMALERVPAMIRAEGGVARMANPKLIKEIIAAVSVPVMAKARIGHFAEAQVLQTLGVDFIDESEVLTPADETYHIDKHAFTTPFVCGARNLGEACRRIAEGAAMIRTKGEPGTGDVVHAVQHMRQIVREIKALTVLGDEELYNAAKVHGAPYELIKMIAKSGKLPVPNFSAGGIATPADAALMMQLGAETIFVGSGIFMKERATPLDVENDPKERAEAVSRAKAIVIATTHFNDPKIVAEASEQVLGSMKGLAAAAIEESQLMQTRGW, encoded by the coding sequence ATGGCAGACCACACCACCAACGGCAACTTCAGCTCCTCCACCCTCCGCCTCAAGACCGGCCTGGCAGAGATGCTCAAAGGTGGAGTCATCATGGACGTCATGAACGTCGAGCAGGCGCGCATCGCCGAAGAGTCCGGTGCTATCTCCGTCATGGCGCTCGAGCGCGTCCCCGCCATGATCCGCGCCGAAGGCGGCGTCGCCCGTATGGCCAACCCCAAGCTCATCAAGGAGATCATCGCCGCGGTCTCCGTTCCTGTCATGGCCAAGGCCCGCATCGGCCACTTCGCCGAAGCCCAGGTGCTCCAGACCCTCGGCGTCGACTTCATCGACGAGTCCGAGGTTCTCACCCCCGCCGACGAGACCTACCACATCGACAAGCACGCCTTCACCACGCCCTTCGTCTGCGGAGCACGCAACCTCGGCGAAGCCTGTCGCCGCATCGCAGAAGGCGCAGCCATGATCCGCACCAAGGGCGAACCCGGAACCGGCGACGTCGTCCACGCCGTCCAGCACATGCGCCAGATCGTCCGTGAGATCAAGGCCCTCACCGTCCTCGGCGACGAAGAGCTCTACAACGCCGCCAAGGTTCACGGCGCGCCCTACGAACTCATCAAGATGATCGCCAAGTCCGGCAAGCTCCCCGTACCCAACTTCTCCGCCGGCGGCATCGCCACTCCCGCCGACGCCGCTCTCATGATGCAGCTAGGTGCAGAGACTATCTTCGTAGGCTCGGGAATCTTCATGAAGGAGCGCGCCACTCCTCTCGACGTCGAGAACGACCCCAAGGAGCGCGCCGAAGCCGTCTCTCGCGCCAAGGCCATCGTCATCGCCACCACCCACTTCAACGATCCCAAGATCGTCGCCGAAGCCAGCGAACAGGTCCTCGGCTCTATGAAGGGCCTCGCCGCAGCCGCTATCGAAGAATCACAGCTCATGCAGACCCGCGGCTGGTAG
- a CDS encoding alkaline phosphatase family protein, which produces MSGWKMFPVVAVLALGVSAFAQTANDARVVLVMTDGMRWQEIFRGADESLLTKDRYYNGRSVDALRTKYLADTAEERRQKLMPFLWSTFIPQGQIYGDRDAGSEASVTNGFNFSYPGYSETLTGHGDPRIDSNDDKPNPNLTVLAWLSKRPGFQGKVAAFGAWHVIANVVNPANCLSCMVNAGYDAAAMSPTTRVMNVLNSIKENSPRGWEDEAYDAPVFESAMEYIRVKKPRVVLLSLGETDEWAHAGNYGEYLESAHRVDGYMKQLWDALQSMPEYKGKTTLIFMVDHGRGSAPEEWKGHGQKIPESKYIFMGFTGRGVPALGVQKNVAPVTQSQAAATLARYLGQDWNAAEKQAGAPIAAAVK; this is translated from the coding sequence GTGTCTGGTTGGAAGATGTTTCCGGTGGTGGCGGTGCTTGCCCTGGGAGTGAGTGCGTTTGCGCAGACCGCTAACGATGCGCGGGTGGTGCTGGTGATGACGGATGGGATGCGTTGGCAGGAGATCTTTCGCGGCGCCGATGAGAGTCTGCTGACGAAGGACCGTTACTACAATGGTCGCAGCGTGGATGCGTTGAGAACGAAGTATCTCGCGGACACGGCGGAGGAGCGGCGGCAGAAGCTGATGCCGTTTCTCTGGAGCACGTTCATTCCCCAGGGGCAGATCTACGGCGACCGCGATGCGGGCTCGGAGGCCTCGGTGACGAATGGATTCAACTTTTCGTATCCTGGGTACAGCGAGACGCTGACAGGGCACGGCGATCCGAGGATCGACTCGAACGACGACAAGCCCAACCCGAACCTGACGGTGCTTGCGTGGCTGTCGAAGCGGCCTGGGTTTCAGGGCAAGGTGGCTGCCTTCGGGGCGTGGCATGTGATCGCCAACGTGGTGAATCCGGCGAACTGCCTGAGCTGCATGGTGAATGCGGGATACGATGCGGCGGCGATGTCGCCGACGACGCGGGTGATGAATGTGTTGAACAGCATCAAGGAGAACTCGCCGCGAGGGTGGGAGGACGAGGCGTACGATGCTCCGGTGTTTGAGTCGGCAATGGAGTACATACGGGTGAAGAAGCCGCGCGTCGTGCTCCTGTCGCTGGGCGAGACGGACGAGTGGGCGCACGCGGGCAATTATGGCGAGTATCTGGAGTCTGCGCATCGTGTGGATGGGTACATGAAGCAGCTATGGGATGCGTTGCAGTCGATGCCGGAGTACAAGGGCAAGACGACGCTGATCTTCATGGTGGACCATGGACGAGGGTCGGCTCCCGAGGAGTGGAAGGGGCACGGGCAGAAGATCCCGGAGTCGAAGTACATCTTCATGGGCTTTACGGGGCGCGGAGTTCCGGCGCTTGGGGTGCAGAAGAATGTCGCTCCGGTAACACAGAGCCAGGCCGCAGCGACGCTGGCCCGCTATCTAGGACAGGACTGGAATGCGGCGGAAAAGCAGGCAGGTGCGCCGATTGCCGCGGCGGTGAAGTAG
- a CDS encoding pyridoxamine 5'-phosphate oxidase family protein encodes MAHQFSSLTFTDSVKDVQREMGSRLANEKLTERGSPNDTFGDFEKDFISRRDGFYLSTVSETGWPYIQFRGGPAGFLHVVDDRTLAYADVTGNRQYISTGNLRSNHRAALFLMDYPHQGRLKVLATAEVIPWSEAPEWKNQLLLPDRSRPERVVILHLAAFDWNCPQHIPQRWTIDELKQTPLFERIKALESEVKKLRSQIAETNVSKQHEASFQPSSG; translated from the coding sequence ATGGCCCATCAGTTCTCCAGTCTCACTTTCACTGACAGCGTAAAAGACGTTCAGCGTGAGATGGGTAGCCGCCTCGCAAACGAGAAGCTCACCGAGCGCGGCTCACCCAACGACACCTTCGGCGACTTCGAAAAAGACTTCATCTCCCGCCGAGACGGCTTCTACCTCTCCACGGTCAGCGAAACCGGATGGCCCTACATTCAATTCCGCGGAGGCCCGGCCGGCTTCCTTCACGTCGTCGACGACCGTACCCTCGCCTACGCCGACGTCACTGGCAACCGGCAGTACATCAGCACAGGCAACCTCCGCTCCAACCATCGCGCCGCACTCTTCCTGATGGACTATCCCCACCAGGGAAGGCTCAAGGTCCTTGCAACCGCCGAGGTCATTCCCTGGAGTGAAGCGCCGGAATGGAAGAACCAGCTCCTGCTTCCCGACAGAAGCCGACCCGAACGCGTCGTCATCCTCCATCTCGCCGCCTTCGACTGGAACTGCCCGCAGCACATCCCCCAGCGCTGGACCATCGATGAGCTAAAGCAGACGCCCCTCTTCGAACGCATCAAGGCTCTCGAGAGCGAAGTCAAAAAACTCCGCTCTCAAATCGCAGAGACAAACGTATCCAAACAGCACGAGGCTAGCTTCCAGCCTTCGTCAGGCTGA